The Corallococcus exiguus genome includes a window with the following:
- a CDS encoding imm11 family protein: MFRRLTNALRRLWLRPSESSPPNRQSLPDGTDPTVATPRRSRASVSEESSPPVRTSRPRRPAVRIVAHGAAPHVSNRKTSSRAGVPPPRFYDLHDDFRAPGRWEPGDPLDPEDKEVGDMWMFTAGRPVNPPGPLHISNELKAAPLDFSLAGASLTPVVHPRVAAVLARLAPEDVQLIPVHIEGQMEPYFLVVATRLIRCVDEAACLEVHHYGPGDGVPSRVGQYRSVRGLRIDPDQVGRARVFRPWGWPVTLVVSEAVKEALEKEGITGACFTPVTDTRH, encoded by the coding sequence ATGTTCCGGCGTCTTACCAACGCGCTGCGACGGCTGTGGCTCCGCCCCTCCGAAAGCAGCCCCCCGAACCGGCAGAGCCTGCCCGACGGTACCGACCCCACCGTCGCCACGCCCCGGCGCTCGCGCGCGTCGGTCTCGGAGGAGTCCTCGCCTCCGGTCCGCACCAGCCGCCCACGCCGCCCGGCCGTCCGCATCGTCGCGCACGGGGCCGCTCCGCACGTCAGCAACCGCAAGACGTCCAGCCGCGCCGGCGTCCCCCCCCCGCGCTTCTACGACCTGCACGACGACTTCCGCGCCCCCGGCCGCTGGGAACCCGGCGACCCGCTGGACCCGGAAGACAAGGAGGTGGGCGACATGTGGATGTTCACCGCCGGGCGCCCCGTGAACCCGCCCGGCCCCCTCCACATCTCCAATGAGCTGAAGGCCGCCCCGCTGGACTTCAGCCTCGCCGGCGCCAGCCTCACCCCCGTGGTGCACCCGCGCGTCGCCGCCGTGCTCGCGCGCCTGGCGCCGGAGGACGTGCAGCTCATCCCCGTGCACATCGAGGGACAGATGGAGCCGTACTTCCTCGTCGTCGCCACGCGCCTCATCCGCTGCGTGGACGAAGCCGCCTGCCTGGAGGTCCACCACTATGGCCCCGGCGACGGCGTCCCCTCGCGCGTGGGCCAGTACCGCTCCGTCCGAGGCCTGCGCATCGACCCCGACCAGGTGGGCCGCGCCCGCGTGTTCCGCCCCTGGGGTTGGCCCGTCACCCTCGTCGTCTCCGAGGCCGTGAAGGAGGCCCTGGAGAAGGAGGGCATCACCGGCGCCTGCTTCACGCCCGTCACGGACACCCGGCACTGA
- the rapZ gene encoding RNase adapter RapZ: MTAPAKQIIVITGMSGSGKSTAIRALEDAGFFCIDNLPVLLLPKLTELAGGGNIERMALVIDAREGVFLKDAPRVLADVRRAGHQVDVLFLDASDDSLMRRFSETRRRHPLAPDGTVAEGIHAEREALKDLREMADQVIDSSALNVHDLKRMVQGRFSPEPTTGPSLSIMSFGYRYGVPPQADLVFDVRFLPNPYFVPELKGLTGKNPKVSGYVLEREETQQFLEKVVDLCRFLFPRYQKEGKAYLTVALGCTGGKHRSVALAAEMVRRLSADYGRVQLWDRDIEKE; the protein is encoded by the coding sequence GTGACCGCCCCCGCGAAGCAGATCATCGTCATCACCGGCATGTCAGGTTCCGGTAAGTCCACGGCCATCCGCGCGCTGGAGGACGCCGGCTTCTTCTGCATCGACAACCTGCCGGTGCTCCTCCTGCCCAAGCTCACGGAGCTGGCGGGGGGCGGCAACATCGAGCGCATGGCGCTGGTCATCGACGCGCGCGAAGGCGTCTTCCTCAAGGACGCGCCCCGCGTGCTCGCGGACGTGCGCCGCGCGGGCCACCAGGTGGACGTGCTCTTCCTGGACGCCAGCGACGACAGCCTCATGCGCCGCTTCAGCGAGACGCGCCGCCGTCACCCGCTGGCCCCGGACGGCACGGTGGCGGAGGGCATCCACGCGGAGCGCGAGGCGCTGAAGGACCTGCGGGAGATGGCGGACCAGGTCATCGACTCGTCGGCGCTCAACGTGCACGACCTGAAGCGCATGGTGCAGGGGCGCTTCAGCCCGGAGCCCACGACGGGGCCCAGCCTGTCCATCATGTCCTTCGGCTACCGGTACGGGGTGCCGCCGCAGGCGGACCTGGTGTTCGACGTGCGCTTCCTGCCGAACCCGTACTTCGTGCCGGAGCTCAAGGGGCTCACGGGCAAGAACCCGAAGGTGTCCGGGTACGTGCTGGAGCGCGAGGAGACGCAGCAGTTCCTGGAGAAGGTCGTGGACCTCTGCCGGTTCCTGTTCCCCCGCTACCAGAAGGAGGGCAAGGCGTACCTCACGGTGGCGCTGGGGTGCACGGGCGGCAAGCACCGCTCGGTGGCGCTGGCGGCGGAGATGGTGCGCCGGCTGTCCGCGGACTACGGCCGCGTGCAGCTGTGGGACCGGGACATCGAGAAGGAGTAG
- a CDS encoding histidine triad nucleotide-binding protein has protein sequence MPESDCLFCKIRDGLIPAKIVHQDEHCLAFEDINPQAPTHVLFIPRKHIATVNDITAEDRELVGSLSMAAAKVARERGHADTGYRVVMNTQRDAGQTVFHIHLHLLAGRTLHWPPG, from the coding sequence ATGCCCGAATCCGACTGCCTCTTCTGCAAGATTCGCGATGGCCTCATCCCGGCGAAGATCGTCCACCAGGACGAGCACTGCCTGGCCTTCGAGGACATCAACCCCCAGGCCCCCACCCACGTGCTGTTCATCCCGCGCAAGCACATCGCCACGGTGAATGACATCACGGCCGAGGACCGGGAGCTGGTGGGCAGCCTCTCCATGGCCGCGGCGAAGGTCGCGCGCGAGCGGGGCCACGCGGACACGGGCTACCGCGTGGTGATGAACACCCAGCGCGACGCGGGCCAGACGGTGTTCCACATCCACCTGCACCTGCTCGCGGGCCGCACCCTGCACTGGCCGCCAGGCTAG
- a CDS encoding ATPase, T2SS/T4P/T4SS family, which translates to MPTPSPKSEAPAAPEAVFASLLQKMGEAGQAPSGAAASPRTPEALAAALFDVAGRTGAAMFSVWAADDTDSVAEEDEDDGGEARAETGGRVINAGITLFFIAKDTPGTVGLLGAERVPVRQPMAYELYRPLGKALAAHAKRGADPVMPARGHVSFPAGAADPDIEFRVSFREDELGTWTTVLARDKETRKAYPSISSLPLSAEAAEFLKGLFNRLDKTLFNGQLVLLTGASNTGRSTTLRAVMDALPDNVHALAAVEEPKGGPGGAIGVVKVSAELKLVQALRSFLRQDPDLVCADEVRTLEDMQMLCTAAQTGHATIAVLEAKTPEEGYAWLTEAMPGIPTPALIVHHTRDAATGALAMTLHETKLTEDGNTLHVVPWAPRG; encoded by the coding sequence ATGCCGACTCCGAGCCCGAAGTCCGAAGCCCCCGCCGCGCCGGAAGCCGTGTTCGCCAGCCTGCTCCAGAAGATGGGGGAAGCGGGCCAGGCGCCATCCGGAGCGGCCGCCTCCCCGAGGACGCCGGAAGCATTGGCGGCGGCCCTCTTCGACGTGGCGGGCAGGACAGGCGCGGCGATGTTCTCCGTCTGGGCTGCGGACGACACGGACAGCGTCGCGGAGGAGGACGAAGACGACGGCGGCGAAGCCCGAGCGGAGACGGGTGGCCGGGTGATCAACGCGGGCATCACGCTGTTCTTCATCGCGAAGGACACGCCGGGCACGGTGGGCTTGCTGGGCGCGGAGCGGGTGCCGGTGCGTCAGCCCATGGCGTACGAACTGTATCGGCCGCTGGGAAAGGCGCTGGCGGCGCACGCGAAGCGGGGCGCGGATCCGGTGATGCCCGCCCGGGGCCATGTGTCCTTCCCGGCGGGCGCGGCGGATCCGGACATCGAGTTCCGAGTGTCCTTCCGCGAAGACGAACTGGGCACGTGGACCACGGTGCTGGCGAGGGACAAAGAGACGCGCAAGGCGTACCCGAGCATCTCCAGCCTCCCGCTCTCCGCAGAAGCGGCGGAGTTCCTCAAGGGGCTCTTCAACCGCCTGGACAAGACGCTGTTCAACGGCCAGCTGGTGCTGCTCACGGGAGCATCCAACACGGGCCGCAGCACGACCCTGCGGGCGGTGATGGATGCGCTGCCCGACAACGTGCACGCGCTCGCGGCCGTGGAGGAGCCGAAGGGAGGGCCGGGAGGCGCCATTGGCGTCGTGAAGGTGAGCGCTGAGTTGAAGCTGGTGCAGGCGCTGCGTTCGTTCCTACGGCAGGACCCGGACCTCGTCTGCGCGGACGAGGTGCGCACGCTGGAGGACATGCAGATGCTCTGCACCGCGGCGCAAACAGGACACGCCACGATCGCCGTCCTGGAGGCGAAGACCCCCGAGGAGGGCTACGCGTGGCTGACGGAAGCCATGCCGGGGATTCCCACCCCTGCGCTCATCGTGCATCACACGCGCGACGCGGCGACGGGCGCCCTCGCGATGACGCTCCACGAGACGAAGCTCACGGAGGACGGCAACACGCTGCACGTCGTCCCGTGGGCGCCGCGCGGGTGA
- a CDS encoding spermidine synthase, giving the protein MVRYALAIFTSAFLLFGVQPLAGRYALPWYGGTPAVWTACMLFFQAVLLAGYAYAHAVASRLRPRAQAALHLSLLVVALAALAARASWTGSPLAPGDGWRPVDDHLPVLRLMRMLAATLGLPFFVLSTTGPLLQSWFARARPERSPYVLYALSNAGSLLALLGYPFLVEPWVGRSAQAWGWAVGFVLFVLCVLACARDLLRRAPATTPPEPSTSPSTEARSEASTASARPGMGPTLTWLALSTCASVLLLATTNKLSQDVAAGPFLWVMPLAVYLVTFILAFSRESFYARTPYSVGLIASVVLVTYAHKEGPALGLGWQVLFHASALFTGAMVCHGELYRRRPAPRYLSAFYLWVSVGGVLGGVFVNLVAPAVFTTYWEHPLALAACCAVAFAGLMRRPKEETAVARTQRLFRGALLVGVAVHLPVLVLTDLDRVRFAGRNFFGVVRVLELSANDPQQHQYVLRHGAITHGWQYIRPERRNLPTAYYTKDAGLGLALAEQRRLRQAQGLPTGLRVGMLGLGVGNSATLMAAGDDVRFYEINPDIIDLAKGQGGFFSTLTDTPAHVEVVEGDARISLEKELEQGSRQFDVLALDVFSSDAIPVHLLTKEAVALYLQHLAPHGLLAMHISNQHLDLVPISLAHAGAAGLTAALVARDSDGDAVASSWMLLSPDKEFFGGATFSKTRARVRRLVLRGEPEYVWTDERSSVLQALRPRAQGPAGANPNVMDAPARAQVQPTQPVVQPASP; this is encoded by the coding sequence ATGGTGCGCTACGCCCTCGCCATCTTCACCAGCGCCTTCCTGCTCTTCGGCGTCCAGCCGCTGGCGGGCCGCTACGCCCTGCCTTGGTACGGCGGCACGCCCGCGGTGTGGACCGCGTGCATGCTGTTCTTCCAGGCCGTGCTGCTCGCGGGCTACGCCTACGCGCACGCGGTGGCCTCCCGGCTGCGCCCGCGCGCCCAGGCCGCCCTGCACCTGAGCCTGCTGGTGGTGGCGTTGGCGGCGCTCGCGGCGCGGGCCTCGTGGACGGGCTCGCCGCTGGCGCCAGGGGACGGCTGGCGCCCCGTGGACGACCACCTGCCCGTGCTCCGGTTGATGCGGATGCTGGCCGCCACGCTGGGCCTGCCCTTCTTCGTGCTCAGCACCACCGGCCCGCTGCTCCAGTCGTGGTTCGCGCGCGCGCGGCCGGAGCGCTCGCCGTACGTGCTCTACGCGCTCTCCAACGCGGGCTCGCTGCTGGCGCTGCTGGGCTACCCGTTCCTCGTGGAGCCCTGGGTGGGCCGGAGCGCGCAGGCGTGGGGCTGGGCCGTGGGCTTCGTCCTCTTCGTCCTCTGTGTCCTCGCCTGCGCCCGGGACCTGCTGCGCCGCGCCCCCGCGACAACCCCCCCCGAGCCCTCCACGAGCCCGAGCACGGAGGCCCGCTCCGAGGCCTCCACCGCCTCGGCGCGTCCGGGCATGGGGCCCACGCTGACCTGGCTGGCGCTGAGCACGTGCGCGTCGGTGCTGCTGCTGGCCACGACGAACAAGCTCTCCCAGGACGTGGCGGCGGGCCCCTTCCTGTGGGTGATGCCGCTGGCGGTGTACCTGGTCACCTTCATCCTGGCCTTCTCGCGCGAGTCCTTCTACGCGCGCACGCCGTACTCGGTGGGGCTCATCGCCTCCGTGGTGCTGGTGACGTACGCGCACAAGGAGGGCCCCGCGCTGGGCCTGGGGTGGCAGGTGCTCTTCCACGCGTCCGCGCTCTTCACGGGCGCCATGGTGTGCCACGGCGAGCTGTACCGGCGCCGCCCGGCTCCGCGTTACCTGAGCGCCTTCTACCTCTGGGTGTCCGTGGGCGGCGTGCTGGGCGGCGTGTTCGTCAACCTGGTCGCGCCCGCTGTCTTCACCACCTACTGGGAGCACCCGCTGGCGCTGGCCGCGTGCTGCGCGGTGGCCTTCGCGGGGCTGATGCGCAGGCCGAAGGAGGAGACGGCGGTGGCGCGCACGCAGCGCCTCTTCCGCGGGGCGCTGCTGGTGGGCGTGGCGGTGCACCTGCCGGTGCTCGTCCTCACGGACCTGGATCGCGTGCGCTTCGCCGGGCGCAACTTCTTCGGTGTGGTGCGCGTGCTGGAGCTGTCCGCGAACGACCCCCAGCAGCACCAGTACGTCCTGCGCCACGGCGCCATCACCCACGGCTGGCAGTACATCCGCCCGGAGCGCCGGAACCTCCCCACGGCGTACTACACGAAGGACGCCGGCCTGGGGCTCGCGCTCGCGGAGCAGCGCCGGTTGCGTCAGGCCCAGGGGCTGCCCACCGGCTTGCGCGTGGGCATGCTGGGGCTGGGCGTGGGCAACAGCGCCACGCTCATGGCCGCCGGGGACGACGTGCGCTTCTATGAAATCAACCCCGACATCATCGACCTCGCCAAGGGACAGGGCGGCTTCTTCAGCACGCTGACGGACACGCCCGCGCACGTGGAGGTCGTGGAAGGCGACGCGCGCATCTCCCTGGAGAAGGAGCTGGAGCAGGGCTCGCGCCAGTTCGACGTGCTGGCGCTGGACGTCTTCAGCTCGGATGCCATCCCGGTGCACCTGCTGACGAAGGAGGCGGTGGCGCTCTACCTCCAGCACCTGGCGCCGCACGGCTTGCTGGCGATGCACATCAGCAACCAGCACCTGGACCTGGTGCCCATCAGCCTGGCGCACGCGGGGGCCGCCGGCCTGACCGCGGCGCTCGTCGCGCGGGACAGCGACGGCGACGCGGTGGCCAGCTCGTGGATGCTGCTGAGCCCGGACAAGGAGTTCTTCGGGGGTGCCACCTTCAGCAAGACCCGGGCGCGCGTGCGCCGGCTGGTGCTGCGCGGCGAGCCGGAATACGTCTGGACGGATGAGCGCAGCAGCGTGCTCCAGGCGCTGCGCCCCAGGGCCCAGGGCCCTGCCGGGGCCAATCCGAACGTCATGGACGCGCCCGCGCGGGCCCAGGTCCAGCCCACGCAGCCCGTGGTCCAGCCCGCGTCGCCCTAG
- a CDS encoding glycosyltransferase family protein codes for MSAVPPASPTATNPRPGALVGVPTDAPAGASAEAPFERRLGLFLLGGVLVLGAAFRLYWALHDDGIYWPDEVYQSLEPAHRLVYGYGLVAWEFVQGARNWALPALVAGVLGLGRLVGLTDPAGYLGLVKGFFALVGTATAWATWRLARASGASTLAASGGAALFALASVPLYFAPRAMSENASVLPVVLGLALALPKAASRRSLLTGASLLGLAVLLRLQNGVFCVGLLAVLLCRRQWRQAGVALAVLSGWALAFGLLDKLTWGRWFHSAIVYLDFNVVQGKAAQWGTEPFEYYPRILRTAMPVLTVFTAALAVLAVPRAWGLSFLAAAFFLLHANQPHKELRFLVPVLPLFAALAGVGLDSILRVLRGAPARATATVAVVAGALLSGAGAGALTFGDVGQYERVRPKDSAWDDQGTVNRLLEAAGRRDDVCGLKVEAVHLAWTGGYSYFHRKVPLYPHNGPGRDSRRFSHVITRAGFEGAGTLLVQDGPLALVKLPVADCTPDPGYSWRLP; via the coding sequence GTGTCCGCCGTCCCCCCCGCCTCCCCTACAGCCACCAACCCCCGGCCCGGAGCGCTGGTCGGTGTCCCAACGGATGCGCCCGCGGGGGCAAGCGCCGAAGCCCCCTTCGAGCGCCGGCTGGGCCTCTTCCTGCTGGGGGGCGTGCTCGTCCTGGGCGCGGCCTTCCGCCTGTACTGGGCGCTCCACGACGACGGCATCTACTGGCCGGACGAGGTCTACCAGAGCCTGGAGCCGGCCCACCGCCTGGTCTACGGCTACGGCCTGGTCGCCTGGGAGTTCGTCCAGGGCGCCCGGAACTGGGCCCTGCCCGCGCTGGTGGCGGGGGTGCTGGGGCTGGGGCGGCTGGTGGGGCTGACGGACCCGGCGGGCTACCTGGGGCTGGTGAAGGGCTTCTTCGCGCTGGTGGGCACGGCGACGGCGTGGGCCACGTGGCGGCTTGCCCGAGCGTCCGGGGCCTCCACCCTGGCGGCCTCCGGCGGGGCCGCGCTGTTCGCCCTGGCGTCGGTGCCGCTGTACTTCGCGCCCCGGGCCATGAGCGAGAACGCGTCCGTGCTGCCGGTGGTGCTGGGCCTGGCCCTGGCGCTACCGAAGGCCGCGTCCCGGCGCTCGCTGCTCACCGGGGCGTCCCTGCTGGGGCTGGCGGTGCTGCTGCGGCTTCAGAACGGCGTCTTCTGCGTGGGCCTGCTGGCGGTGCTCCTCTGCCGGCGCCAGTGGCGTCAGGCGGGCGTGGCGCTGGCGGTGCTGTCCGGGTGGGCGCTGGCCTTTGGACTCCTGGACAAGCTCACCTGGGGACGGTGGTTCCACTCCGCCATCGTCTACCTGGACTTCAACGTGGTGCAGGGCAAGGCGGCCCAGTGGGGCACGGAGCCCTTCGAGTACTACCCGCGCATCCTGCGCACGGCGATGCCGGTGCTGACCGTCTTCACGGCCGCGCTGGCCGTGCTGGCCGTACCCCGGGCGTGGGGGCTGTCCTTCCTGGCCGCGGCGTTCTTCCTCCTGCACGCGAACCAGCCGCACAAGGAGCTGCGCTTCCTGGTGCCGGTGCTGCCCCTGTTCGCGGCGCTCGCGGGCGTGGGGCTGGACTCCATCCTGCGGGTGCTGCGCGGCGCTCCGGCGAGGGCCACCGCCACGGTGGCGGTGGTGGCGGGGGCGCTGTTGTCCGGCGCGGGCGCGGGGGCGCTCACCTTCGGGGACGTGGGCCAGTACGAACGCGTGCGCCCCAAGGACAGCGCCTGGGATGACCAGGGCACGGTCAACCGGCTGCTGGAGGCGGCGGGCCGGCGCGACGACGTGTGCGGCCTCAAGGTGGAGGCGGTGCACCTGGCGTGGACGGGGGGCTACAGCTACTTCCACCGGAAGGTGCCGCTGTATCCCCACAACGGCCCCGGGCGGGACTCCCGCCGGTTCAGCCACGTCATCACCCGGGCGGGCTTCGAGGGCGCGGGCACGCTGCTGGTCCAGGACGGCCCCCTGGCGCTGGTGAAGCTGCCCGTGGCGGACTGCACGCCGGACCCCGGATATTCGTGGCGACTGCCCTGA
- the hprK gene encoding HPr(Ser) kinase/phosphatase codes for MKSIRISQLLEDQGHDLRLTLMAGTQGLARTVDSSRIQKPGLALAGFTEHLHPHRVQVFGNTEISYLATLAEDAQHASLAKLFSEEDLACVVVTKALDVPRALVDACEAAGLSLMKTPLLSSEFIQRVQNFLEDALTESSSLHGVLMDVFGVGILLLGKSGIGKSEIALDLVMRGHRLVADDIVDVTRRKGAVYGAGNPVIKHHMEIRGLGIINIKDLFGVSAVREQKKIELVIELQEWDPHQEYDRLGVEDKHLQIVGVDIPLSVVPVRPGRNMATIVEVAARNQLLKLQGHHSAREFAERLNRAIAQGAMRRTLGEEVE; via the coding sequence ATGAAATCCATTCGCATCTCCCAGCTCCTCGAGGACCAGGGCCACGACCTGCGGCTGACCCTGATGGCGGGCACCCAGGGGCTGGCGCGCACGGTGGACTCCTCGCGCATCCAGAAGCCGGGCCTGGCGCTGGCGGGCTTCACCGAGCACCTCCACCCGCACCGCGTCCAGGTCTTCGGCAACACCGAAATCTCCTACCTGGCCACCCTGGCGGAGGACGCGCAGCACGCCTCGCTGGCCAAGCTCTTCAGCGAAGAGGACCTGGCGTGCGTGGTGGTCACCAAGGCGCTGGACGTGCCGCGCGCGCTAGTGGACGCCTGCGAGGCCGCGGGCCTGTCGCTGATGAAGACGCCGCTGCTCTCCAGCGAGTTCATCCAGCGGGTGCAGAACTTCCTGGAGGACGCGCTCACGGAGTCCAGCAGCCTGCACGGCGTGCTGATGGACGTCTTCGGCGTGGGCATCCTGCTCCTGGGCAAGAGCGGCATCGGCAAGAGTGAAATCGCCCTGGACCTGGTGATGCGGGGCCACCGGCTGGTGGCGGACGACATCGTGGATGTCACCCGGCGCAAGGGGGCCGTCTACGGCGCGGGCAATCCGGTCATCAAGCACCACATGGAGATTCGCGGACTGGGCATCATCAACATCAAGGACCTCTTCGGAGTGTCCGCCGTCCGGGAACAGAAGAAGATTGAGCTTGTGATTGAGCTGCAGGAATGGGATCCGCACCAGGAGTACGACCGACTGGGCGTGGAGGACAAGCACCTGCAGATTGTTGGCGTGGACATCCCCCTGTCGGTCGTCCCCGTGCGTCCTGGACGCAACATGGCCACCATTGTGGAGGTGGCCGCGCGCAACCAGTTGTTGAAGCTTCAGGGCCACCATTCGGCGCGAGAGTTCGCCGAACGACTCAATCGAGCCATCGCCCAGGGGGCGATGCGCCGCACCTTGGGAGAAGAGGTCGAGTGA
- a CDS encoding YoaK family protein, with product MFSAQSSPQSRRAYSRLAVLLASVAGAVNAMGFVALGAHTSHMSGNMATLGESLAQGRWDTARLPAQLMGLFVAGAFCATALLDASRHRTRGRHVAALLVELLVLSGVGVGLASMPDTRAPELLWGFAFAMGLQNALVTRVSGAVVRTTHVTGMLTDIGIQLVQMLAWVRDGVRGGSATGLWQRVRHLPSAVEFERTRLHLGLVLAFLAGCTLGPFLFLRHGAVTLVLPCTVLSVLAALDARLTVKPAPSPTAPDR from the coding sequence ATGTTCAGTGCCCAGTCGTCGCCCCAGTCCCGCCGTGCCTACTCCCGCCTCGCCGTGCTGCTGGCCTCCGTGGCCGGCGCGGTCAACGCCATGGGGTTCGTGGCGCTGGGCGCGCACACGTCCCACATGTCCGGGAACATGGCCACGCTGGGCGAGTCCCTGGCCCAGGGCCGCTGGGACACGGCGCGGCTGCCCGCGCAGCTGATGGGGCTGTTCGTCGCCGGGGCCTTCTGCGCCACGGCGCTCCTGGATGCCTCTCGGCACCGCACGCGGGGCCGTCACGTGGCCGCGCTGCTGGTGGAGCTGCTCGTGCTGAGCGGCGTGGGCGTGGGTCTGGCGTCCATGCCGGACACGCGCGCGCCGGAGCTGCTCTGGGGCTTCGCCTTCGCCATGGGGCTGCAGAACGCGCTCGTCACGCGGGTGTCCGGCGCGGTGGTGCGCACCACGCACGTGACGGGGATGCTCACGGACATCGGCATCCAGCTGGTGCAGATGCTGGCGTGGGTGCGCGACGGGGTTCGCGGAGGAAGCGCGACAGGGCTGTGGCAGCGCGTGCGGCACCTGCCCTCCGCCGTGGAGTTCGAGCGCACGCGGCTGCACCTGGGCCTGGTGCTGGCGTTCCTCGCGGGCTGCACGCTGGGCCCCTTCCTGTTCCTGCGCCACGGGGCCGTGACGCTGGTGCTGCCGTGCACGGTGCTGAGCGTCCTGGCAGCGCTGGACGCGCGGCTGACCGTCAAGCCCGCGCCGTCCCCCACCGCGCCGGACCGCTAG
- a CDS encoding class I SAM-dependent methyltransferase, translating into MPSPSESYLLDFHARLAGVTSRWFGHAPVQRDGETAPSTYALLEAVVPRDARPLTVLDLACGDGYLLELLAQRNQSGLSLMGLDMSEHELVAARARLNGAATLFQGRAQSLPFGDASVDVVLSHLALMLMDDVETVLAELRRVLKPGGWVSIVVGGDLVPGNALEVFAGLMKSAVAVPPTRLGDPRVRSSDGLRELFAEGFADVTVQSLSVQGDGSPSEVWESLLTTYDADRLSPAAQASLNASFLQALEPLRRSDGSVPLRWGMRQLTAIRQP; encoded by the coding sequence ATGCCCTCCCCTTCCGAATCGTACCTGCTGGACTTCCATGCGCGCCTCGCGGGCGTGACGTCGCGATGGTTCGGGCATGCGCCCGTGCAGCGGGATGGGGAGACGGCGCCTTCAACCTATGCGCTGCTGGAGGCGGTCGTGCCTCGCGATGCACGGCCCCTGACGGTGCTCGACCTGGCTTGTGGGGATGGCTACCTCCTGGAGTTGCTTGCACAGAGGAATCAGTCCGGGCTGTCCCTGATGGGGCTCGACATGAGCGAGCACGAGCTTGTCGCGGCACGGGCGCGGTTGAACGGCGCCGCGACCCTGTTCCAGGGACGCGCGCAGTCGCTTCCGTTCGGGGATGCCAGTGTCGATGTCGTGTTGAGCCACCTGGCGCTCATGCTGATGGACGACGTGGAGACCGTGCTCGCGGAGCTGCGGCGCGTGCTGAAGCCGGGCGGATGGGTGTCCATCGTCGTGGGTGGAGACCTGGTGCCGGGCAACGCGCTGGAGGTGTTCGCCGGACTCATGAAGAGCGCGGTGGCGGTTCCTCCCACGCGGCTGGGCGATCCGAGGGTCCGATCCAGCGATGGGTTGCGAGAACTCTTCGCCGAGGGCTTCGCGGACGTCACGGTGCAATCCCTCTCCGTGCAGGGTGATGGATCACCGAGCGAGGTCTGGGAGTCGCTGCTCACGACATACGACGCGGACCGTCTGTCCCCGGCGGCCCAGGCGTCGCTCAACGCCTCGTTCCTCCAGGCCCTGGAACCACTGCGACGCTCGGATGGCAGCGTCCCGTTGCGCTGGGGAATGCGTCAGCTGACCGCGATTCGGCAGCCCTGA